In a genomic window of Cuculus canorus isolate bCucCan1 chromosome Z, bCucCan1.pri, whole genome shotgun sequence:
- the CCL19 gene encoding C-C motif chemokine 19, with the protein MQRLHLLCLSLLVLGCILDVHGGNNALDCCLRTRDKPIPLRIVRDYRLQLVQDGCDIPAAVFITTRDKKLCAPLQAPWVIRLQEKLDSSFSRKAKPQGK; encoded by the exons ATGCAGCGACTGCATCTTCTCTGCCTCAGTCTCCTGGTGCTGGGATGTATCCTGGATG TGCATGGTGGAAACAACGCCCTTGACTGCTGCTTGCGGACAAGAGACAAACCCATCCCACTGCGGATCGTGCGAGATTACCGGCTCCAGCTAGTGCAGGATGGCTGCGACATCCCAGCTGCTGT GTTCATCACTACAAGAGACAAGAAACTCTGTGCCCCGCTCCAAGCTCCATGGGTGATTCGCCTTCAAGAGAAGCTGGATTCCAGTTTTTCTAGGAAG GCCAAACCACAAGGCAAGTAA